The DNA segment TTCCCCGGGTGCCGCTCTTCGCCCACTTCCGGGACCAGACGCACCGCCTGGTGGAGCTGGCCGCGGACGACGCAGCCTCCCGGCGCTGCGGCCATCTGACCACCGCGCTGGCGCTGATCGAGCTGAACCAGCACCGGGGCGTGCTGTCCTGCGCCTCCAGCCGCCGGCTGCTGGGCGAGCGGGTGGACCGCCTGCTGGAACCGCCCCCGCGGCTGCTGCGCCGCCAGCGCGCCCTGACCACGACGGTCGCCGCGCTGGTCCCGCTCCTCCCGCTGCTGATCACCTTCGCCCCGGGGCTCAAGGCACTGTCCTGAGGCACCGGTTCCGGAACCGGCGGCGCCGTGCGAGCCGCCGGCCCCGGGCCCGGCTATATCCAGTCGTCCGGCTCCGGCTCGTCCTCCGGGCCCGGCCAGTCGTCCTCCGGGGCCTCGCCCGGCGCGGGCGGCTCGGTGGCGGCCCGGGCGGTGGCGGCCGGGGCGGCTCCGTCCAGGGAGGCCAGCACGGCGAGCACCTCCTCGCCGTACGTCGCCAGCTTCTTCTCGCCGACCCCGCTGATGCCGGCCAGATCCCGCAGGGAGCCCGGCATGCGGGAGACGATCGCGCGCAGGGTGGCGTCGTTGAAGATGATGTACGGCGGCACGCCCTGTTCCTTGGCCTGCCCGGTGCGCCACACCCGCAGCGCCTCGAAGGCGGGCTGGAGCTCCTCGGGCAGCTCGGCCACGGCGGCCTTGGCCTTGCCGCCGCCCCGGCCGGAACCGGAGCCCGAGGCCGACCGGGAGACGGCCGGCTTCTTCGGCTCCTTGCGCAGCGGCACCTCCCGCTCGCCGCGCAGCACCGTGCCGCTCTCCTCGGTGAGCACCAGCGTGCCGTACTCCCCCTCGACCGCGAGCAGCCCCTGGGCCAGCAGTTGGCGGACGGCGCCGCGCCACTCGCCCTCGGCGAGGTCCTGGCCGATGCCGAAGACGGACAGCTGGTCGTGGTCGAACTGGATCACCTTGGCGGTGCGCTTGCCGAGCAGGATGTCCACGATCTGCAGAGCGCCGAACTTCTGTCCGCGTTCGCGCTGCAACCGCACCACCGTGGACAGCACCTTCTGCGCGGCGACCGTGCCGTCCCAGGTCTCCGGCGGGGTCAGGCAGGTGTCGCAGTTGCCGCAGGCGGCCGCGCCGGGCTCCTGGCCGAAGTAGGCGAGCAGCTGACCGCGCCGGCACCCGGCGGTCTCGCACAGCGCGAGCATCGCGTCCAGGTGGGAGGCGGCCCGGCGGCGGAACGCCTCGTCGCCCTCGCCGGACTGGATCAGCTTGCGCTGCTGCACCACGTCATTGAGTCCGTACGCCATCCAGGCGGTGGACGGCAGTCCGTCACGGCCCGCGCGGCCGGTCTCCTGGTAGTAGCCCTCGATGGACTTGGGCAGGTCCAGGTGGGCCACGAAGCGCACATCGGGCTTGTCGATGCCCATGCCGAACGCGATGGTCGCCACCACGACCAGGCCGTCCTCGCGCAGGAACCGGGACTGGTGCGCGGCGCGGGTGCCCGCGTCCAGGCCCGCGTGGTACGGCACCGCCTCGACGCCGTTGGCGCTCAGGAACTCCGCGGTCCGCTCCACCGAGTTGCGCGAGAGGCAGTACACGATGCCCGCGTCGCCCGGGTGCTCCTCCCGCAGGAAGGCGAGTAGCTGCTTGCGCGGGTCGGTCTTGGGCACGATCCGGTACTGGATGTTGGGCCGGTCGAAGCTGGCGACGAAGTGGCGGGCCGCCGGCAGGTTCAGCCGCTGGGTGATCTCCTCATGGGTGGCCCGGGTCGCGGTGGCCGTCAGGGCGATCCGGGGCACGTCCGGCCAGCGCTCGCCGAGCAGGCTCAGCGAGAGGTAGTCGGGGCGGAAGTCGTGGCCCCACTGGGAGACGCAGTGCGCCTCGTCGATCGCGAAGACGGAGATCTTGCCGCGGGAGAGCAGCTCCAGGGTGCTGTCCAGGCGCAGCCGCTCCGGCGCCAGATAGAGCAGGTCCAGCTCGCCGGCCAGGAACTCGGCCTCGACGGTGCGCCGCTCGTCGAAGTCCTGGGTGGAGTTGACGAACCCGGCCCGCACGCCGAGGGCGCGCAGCGCGTCCACCTGGTCCTGCATGAGCGCGATCAGCGGTGAGACCACCACGCCGGTGCCCGGTCTGACCAGGGCCGGGATCTGGTAGCACAGCGACTTGCCGCCGCCGGTGGGCATGAGCACCAGGGCGTCGCCGCCCGCCACCACATGCTCGATGATCGCTTCCTGCTCGCCCCGGAAGGCGCTGTACCCGAAGACCCGGTGCAGCGTGGTCAGCGCCTCGCTCGCGTCCGCGCCGGGTCCCTCGGTCACCACTGGCATCTCGCTGATCCCG comes from the Streptomyces sp. SUK 48 genome and includes:
- the recQ gene encoding DNA helicase RecQ codes for the protein MPVVTEGPGADASEALTTLHRVFGYSAFRGEQEAIIEHVVAGGDALVLMPTGGGKSLCYQIPALVRPGTGVVVSPLIALMQDQVDALRALGVRAGFVNSTQDFDERRTVEAEFLAGELDLLYLAPERLRLDSTLELLSRGKISVFAIDEAHCVSQWGHDFRPDYLSLSLLGERWPDVPRIALTATATRATHEEITQRLNLPAARHFVASFDRPNIQYRIVPKTDPRKQLLAFLREEHPGDAGIVYCLSRNSVERTAEFLSANGVEAVPYHAGLDAGTRAAHQSRFLREDGLVVVATIAFGMGIDKPDVRFVAHLDLPKSIEGYYQETGRAGRDGLPSTAWMAYGLNDVVQQRKLIQSGEGDEAFRRRAASHLDAMLALCETAGCRRGQLLAYFGQEPGAAACGNCDTCLTPPETWDGTVAAQKVLSTVVRLQRERGQKFGALQIVDILLGKRTAKVIQFDHDQLSVFGIGQDLAEGEWRGAVRQLLAQGLLAVEGEYGTLVLTEESGTVLRGEREVPLRKEPKKPAVSRSASGSGSGRGGGKAKAAVAELPEELQPAFEALRVWRTGQAKEQGVPPYIIFNDATLRAIVSRMPGSLRDLAGISGVGEKKLATYGEEVLAVLASLDGAAPAATARAATEPPAPGEAPEDDWPGPEDEPEPDDWI